From a single Fundidesulfovibrio terrae genomic region:
- a CDS encoding SurA N-terminal domain-containing protein: MSRFIIAAAVFLSLATSSFAAQQVVDKIVAQVNGEMITLFDLNERVRGYITQVEKKAYNPDSPGFKEIQDRILRTMIEDILLKQEGVRLKVNISDTEVDSRIREMREKAGLSEENFTQQLRVEGLTRKQLAESLKKDMLKKQILGYMVQRKVVVTEDEIKSFYDANKGSLRVESGQRIGLIMVAKMDEAKALRQRILSGQIAFPDAARKFSIGPGADQGGDLGKVELKDLAPELRQALENVKPGGVSEPVLLDGKPVLLTIGGDSGQAAAKSGGAPDFEAVKDSIYERLYREKLEKQFTEYMDKLRAKSVIKVNL, encoded by the coding sequence GTGTCCCGATTCATCATTGCCGCAGCCGTGTTTCTTTCCTTGGCCACCTCGTCCTTCGCCGCCCAACAGGTGGTGGACAAGATCGTGGCCCAGGTCAACGGTGAGATGATCACCCTGTTCGACCTCAATGAAAGGGTGCGTGGTTACATCACGCAGGTCGAAAAAAAGGCTTACAACCCGGATAGCCCGGGCTTCAAGGAGATCCAGGATCGCATCCTGCGCACCATGATCGAGGACATCCTGCTCAAGCAGGAAGGTGTCCGGCTCAAGGTCAACATCTCGGACACCGAGGTGGATTCGCGTATCCGAGAGATGCGTGAAAAGGCTGGCCTGAGCGAGGAGAACTTCACCCAGCAGCTCAGGGTCGAAGGACTGACCCGCAAGCAGCTGGCCGAGAGCCTCAAGAAGGACATGCTCAAGAAGCAGATCCTGGGTTACATGGTGCAGCGCAAGGTCGTGGTGACCGAGGATGAGATCAAGAGCTTCTACGACGCCAACAAGGGGTCCCTGCGAGTCGAATCGGGACAGCGTATCGGCCTGATCATGGTCGCCAAGATGGACGAGGCCAAAGCGCTCAGGCAGCGCATCCTCTCCGGCCAGATCGCCTTTCCCGATGCCGCCCGCAAGTTCTCCATCGGGCCCGGCGCGGACCAGGGCGGCGACCTGGGCAAGGTCGAACTCAAGGACCTGGCCCCCGAACTGCGCCAGGCCCTGGAAAACGTGAAACCCGGCGGGGTGAGCGAGCCCGTGCTGCTCGACGGCAAGCCCGTGCTGCTCACCATCGGGGGCGACTCCGGACAGGCCGCTGCCAAATCCGGCGGCGCTCCGGATTTCGAGGCCGTGAAGGACTCCATTTACGAGCGCCTTTATCGTGAAAAACTCGAGAAACAGTTCACCGAATACATGGACAAGCTGCGCGCCAAGTCCGTCATCAAAGTGAAC